The Neoarius graeffei isolate fNeoGra1 chromosome 1, fNeoGra1.pri, whole genome shotgun sequence region TAGCCCTGTTtatgttctttcttttttttttccatgttctTTCCCCATCGTGGCTCCGATCTTAATCAGGTCCTGGATGGAGAATTTACTTCTGCTTTGGTTACCACCTCGAGTCGAGGACTTGTTTTTAAATAGTTTGCATCATTGGGTGTGGGTGTTTTTTGACGAAGAACCACATTGAGCTCTGTTCTTTTCCTGAAACATGATACCCTTACTCAAATATGATTAATTTGCATAAATGGGAGCTCCACACCCTTTCTTTTTACAGACTTTTCACTGTGTTTTGACTCGAAACAAGCAAGCAAAAAACACTTCAAATGACACTTgacaattttatcagcaaaacaaAACCGAGTCGAAAGTAAAACACGAATAAAATATTTACTCATGTTTCCTAACATCAAAGCAGGTTCTGCAGAAGAATTGCAAAAGTAATTCATATGACATGGAAACCTGGAACTTGGGACAGGAGCCTGAGTAACATGTTAATGCCACTTCCTGTGCATGTTGCAGGTGTAAGGAGGATGGGAAGGAAGCAGCAGGAGCAGCAGGGCCAGAACACTCCTCACCAGCAGGGGGCACCAGGAGAACGGAGACCGGAGAGACGAGTCCACCGAGAGCGTCGCTTCGAAAAGCCACCTGAGGAAAAACATGAAGGAGGAGAAGCCAGCGTGGACAAGTGAGTCCCTCTTCATCACGGTTTATAACATGGTATCAGACATGCTCCTGAAATGAGCTCTTACATATTCACACGTGTTAATGATCCAGGTCTTTATTCCCTTAGGCCAGTGGGAGACAGACCACCGAGAGGTCGTGGTGGAGGTCGTGGGGGTCGTGGAGGTCGTGGGCGGGGAATCGGACGGTCTGATGGATTTGACTCTCGAGGAAAGCGTGAATTTGACCGACACAGCGGAAACGACAAATCGTCAGTGAATTCCTCATTAGGATGTTTTGCTCAGGTTAGTACGTTAGCAATAGTTAGCTTaatttatgttttgttttccagtagCCAGAAAGCTGACGAAAAGCGAGGAGGAGCTGGATCTCACAACTGGGGCAACACCAAGGAAGAAGCCAGGTGAGGgggaataaaaatgaataataacaaTAAGTACATAGTGGCTCTGGTGTAACCAGTACCTCTTGATCTTCCAGTGAACTGCACCCATCAGCCGCACCTGAAGCACCTGTGGAAGGGGAGGAGCCTGCTGCGCCTGTTGACTCAGAAAACAAGTAAGTCCCACCTCTTTGTACCTGTAAGCCAATGAGTGAGTTTGGTGTAATTGCTTTCTGACAAAGACCCGAACAGAGCAGAAGCTCGATGATGTCCAAGCCTTGAGGAACCGAGTGATCCGACGTGCGATCGTTATTGTGGTTGGTTGATTTCCAGAGAGAATGAGGTTGAGGAAGTGAAGGATGAAGGCCCCAAGGAGATGACCCTGGACGAGTGGAAGGCCATGCAGAACAAAGAGCGGGCGAAGGTGGAGTTCAACATCCGTAAACCAAATGAAGGTGATGAGGGCCAGTGGAAGAAAGGATACGTGCTGCACAAGTCAAAGAGCAAAGATCTGGCCGTGAGTGACTCAGAGCTTCTGGTGTTCGTTAATAAACTTTAAAGTCTGACCTGAGCCAGCAGGGCTCGACAATAACTTTTAAACCCGTCTGCCCTGGAAggcaagtgggggttaatttccacttgcccttccccccaatattatcactagCCCCCTATTCTGCGAGTActcttttaggaaaaccatagaatagttgtgaattgcaacataaaataaagatcacacattgagttgaagtttggttattggttactttttacttgtaacggacaataacaattttatccaaaatagtttttcctgccttagtcgatttatttccatttca contains the following coding sequences:
- the LOC132883362 gene encoding SERPINE1 mRNA-binding protein 1-like, translating into MPGHLQDGFGCVVTNRFDQLLDDESDPFDILKAAENRRKDAAAAAAATKPAAAAAQAARQPKKESQKERKNPAAERKEEPQQQQPAAPPLRKDGVRRMGRKQQEQQGQNTPHQQGAPGERRPERRVHRERRFEKPPEEKHEGGEASVDKPVGDRPPRGRGGGRGGRGGRGRGIGRSDGFDSRGKREFDRHSGNDKSSQKADEKRGGAGSHNWGNTKEEASELHPSAAPEAPVEGEEPAAPVDSENKENEVEEVKDEGPKEMTLDEWKAMQNKERAKVEFNIRKPNEGDEGQWKKGYVLHKSKSKDLARPSGTLIETGDANAESLHKGASEDSSSDHHFRKPANDITSQLEINFGDLGRPGRGRGGSRGGRGGRGGGNRAGRGGGRSEKGGGVSVPNVDDPEAFPALA